One window of the Pleurocapsa minor HA4230-MV1 genome contains the following:
- a CDS encoding DUF1345 domain-containing protein has protein sequence MLKHLDAKPRLVIAILVAVLIYLLLPQWMHLATRIIVAWDVGVIIFLTLVWLMMIKATTKKMQRYSQRQDESRWTILIVVVAAACASLLAIGFMLSGNKAISAPILRLHIILTLVTIVASWLLIHTMFALHYAHLYYQPKSTPSRLPDALDFPTEKQPDYWDFLYFSLGIGMTCQVSDVPINSRLLRRLVLIHEVLTFFFNTVILALAINILASLI, from the coding sequence TTGCTAAAACATTTAGACGCCAAACCACGTCTTGTCATTGCTATTTTAGTTGCAGTATTAATTTATTTGCTACTTCCTCAATGGATGCATCTAGCGACTCGGATTATTGTTGCTTGGGACGTAGGGGTGATTATTTTTTTAACCTTGGTTTGGCTAATGATGATTAAAGCTACAACTAAAAAAATGCAGCGTTATTCTCAGCGTCAAGATGAGAGCCGTTGGACAATTTTAATTGTGGTGGTTGCAGCAGCTTGCGCTAGTCTTCTGGCTATTGGCTTTATGCTTTCAGGAAATAAAGCTATTTCTGCGCCGATCCTCAGATTACATATAATCTTAACCTTGGTGACGATTGTTGCTTCTTGGCTATTGATTCATACTATGTTTGCTTTGCACTATGCACACTTGTATTATCAACCAAAAAGCACTCCCTCTCGTCTGCCAGATGCTTTAGATTTTCCCACCGAAAAACAGCCTGATTATTGGGATTTTCTTTACTTCTCATTAGGAATTGGTATGACTTGCCAAGTTTCCGATGTCCCCATAAACTCACGCTTGTTAAGACGGCTAGTTTTAATCCATGAAGTTTTGACCTTTTTCTTTAATACAGTCATCCTAGCTTTAGCAATCAACATCTTGGCAAGTTTGATTTAA
- the metH gene encoding methionine synthase, protein MNSIFLDRLNSPNRPVLVLDGAMGTNLQVQNLTAEDFGGEKYEGCNEYLVHTKPEAVATVHRGFLEAGADIIETDTFGGTSIVLAEYDLGDQAYYLNKTAAELAKKLAIEYSTPEKPRFVAGSMGPGTKLPTLGHIDYDTLLVNYKEQAEGLYDGGVDLFLVETCMDVLQIKAALNGIEEVFKEKGDRRPLMVSVTMEQMGTMLSGSTMESALAILEPFPIDILGLNCATGPDLMKEHIKHLSEHSPFVVSCVPNAGLPENIGGQAHYKLTPLELRMALMHFVEDLGVQIIGGCCGTRYDHIKSLAEMSGDLTPKERHPHYEPSAASIYSTQPYIQDNSFLIVGERLNASGSKKCRELLNEEDWDSLVALAKSQVKEGAHILDVNVDYVGRDGEKDMKELASRLVNNVTLPLMLDSTEWTKMEAGLKVAGGKCILNSTNYEDGEERFYQVLELAKRYGAGIVIGTIDEDGMGRTAEQKFAIAKRAYNAAVEYGIRPEEIFFDPLALPVSTGIEEDRENGKATVEATKRIRAELPGCHVLLGVSNVSFGLNLASRQVLNSVFLHECMQVGLDSAIVNASKILPLSKIDPQHQKICHDLIYDKREFDGDICTYDPLGELTTLFAGQKVKKSEAVDKNLPIEERLKQHIIDGERIGLDEALDEALQQYPPLDIVNTFLLDGMKVVGELFGSGQMQLPFVLQSAQTMKAAVAHLEPHMDKEEADDNGKGKFIIATVKGDVHDIGKNLVDIILSNNGYKVINLGIKQPVESIIKAYEEHQPDCIAMSGLLVKSTAFMKDNLETFNEKGITIPVILGGAALTPKFVNQDCQNTYKGKVIYGKDAFADLHFMDKLMPAKAENNWDDLKGFLNEADDGTGDSRTENGNEIPFEGENQDKIFVDEVSKKQEPAVIDTRRSDEVSLDIDRPTPPFWGSKILEPADIPLAEVFPYLDLQALFVGQWQFRKPKDQSRQEYDEFLARKVNPILEEWQQRIIADNLLHPTVIYGYFPCNAEGNTLYIYDPVEAIRETPLPEPITSFEFPRQSSGKRLCIADFFASRESGQVDVFPMQAVTVGEIATEYAQKLFQADNYTEYLYFHGMAVQMAEALAEWTHARIRHELGFAAEESSSIRDILQQRYRGSRYSFGYPACPNIADQFKQLDLLDTKRIKMYMDESEQLYPEQSTTAIITYHPAARYFST, encoded by the coding sequence ATGAACAGCATCTTTTTAGACCGTCTTAATAGCCCTAACCGTCCTGTATTAGTTTTAGATGGTGCGATGGGAACAAACCTTCAAGTTCAAAATCTCACCGCCGAGGATTTTGGTGGAGAGAAATACGAAGGATGTAACGAATATTTAGTCCATACCAAACCTGAAGCAGTCGCCACAGTTCACCGTGGCTTCCTAGAAGCTGGTGCAGATATTATTGAAACTGATACTTTTGGTGGGACATCGATTGTCTTAGCTGAATATGATTTGGGCGACCAAGCCTACTATCTGAATAAAACTGCTGCGGAATTAGCCAAAAAGTTAGCAATCGAGTATTCTACTCCTGAAAAACCCCGATTTGTCGCGGGTTCGATGGGCCCTGGAACTAAATTACCGACCTTGGGACATATTGACTATGATACATTGCTGGTTAATTACAAAGAACAGGCAGAAGGATTATATGACGGTGGAGTAGATTTATTTTTAGTTGAAACCTGTATGGATGTGTTGCAGATTAAAGCAGCACTCAACGGGATTGAAGAAGTATTTAAGGAAAAAGGCGATCGCCGTCCATTGATGGTGTCCGTGACCATGGAACAAATGGGGACAATGCTTTCTGGTTCAACCATGGAATCAGCTTTGGCAATTTTAGAACCATTTCCTATTGATATTTTAGGTCTGAACTGCGCTACAGGGCCAGACCTAATGAAAGAGCATATTAAACATTTGTCGGAACATTCTCCCTTTGTAGTGTCCTGTGTGCCTAATGCTGGTTTACCAGAGAATATTGGCGGACAAGCTCACTATAAATTAACGCCGTTGGAACTGCGTATGGCGTTGATGCACTTCGTGGAAGATTTGGGAGTCCAAATTATTGGCGGCTGTTGTGGCACTCGTTACGACCACATTAAGTCTCTGGCGGAGATGTCAGGGGATTTAACCCCCAAAGAACGGCATCCCCATTACGAACCTTCTGCTGCCTCGATCTATAGCACTCAACCCTATATTCAAGATAATTCCTTCTTGATCGTGGGGGAAAGATTAAATGCCAGTGGTTCTAAAAAATGTCGAGAATTACTCAACGAGGAAGATTGGGATAGTTTAGTCGCTTTAGCTAAGTCTCAGGTCAAAGAAGGCGCTCATATTCTTGATGTCAACGTAGACTATGTGGGACGAGATGGCGAAAAAGACATGAAGGAACTAGCTTCTCGTCTGGTTAATAACGTCACCCTACCTCTGATGCTAGACTCCACAGAATGGACGAAAATGGAAGCAGGGTTAAAGGTTGCTGGTGGTAAATGCATCCTCAACTCCACTAATTATGAAGATGGAGAAGAAAGATTTTATCAAGTATTAGAGCTAGCTAAAAGATATGGCGCTGGCATCGTTATTGGTACTATTGACGAAGATGGGATGGGACGCACTGCGGAGCAAAAATTTGCGATCGCCAAACGTGCTTATAATGCAGCAGTAGAATATGGTATCCGCCCCGAAGAAATATTTTTCGACCCTCTGGCTTTACCGGTATCCACTGGGATTGAAGAAGATCGCGAAAACGGCAAAGCAACGGTAGAAGCTACTAAAAGAATTAGGGCAGAGTTACCAGGCTGTCACGTATTGTTAGGGGTTTCTAATGTTTCCTTTGGTCTAAATCTAGCATCCAGGCAAGTATTAAATTCAGTCTTCCTGCACGAATGTATGCAGGTGGGATTGGATTCGGCAATTGTCAATGCCAGCAAGATTCTACCCCTGTCTAAAATTGATCCTCAGCATCAAAAAATTTGCCATGACTTGATCTATGACAAACGAGAGTTTGACGGCGATATTTGTACCTACGATCCGTTAGGAGAATTAACCACCCTCTTTGCTGGTCAGAAAGTCAAAAAATCTGAAGCAGTAGATAAAAATCTGCCCATTGAGGAACGTCTTAAACAGCACATTATCGATGGTGAACGTATTGGTCTAGACGAAGCTTTAGATGAAGCTTTACAGCAGTATCCACCCTTGGATATTGTTAATACCTTCTTGTTAGATGGCATGAAGGTTGTCGGTGAACTATTTGGTTCGGGACAAATGCAGCTTCCTTTCGTACTGCAATCAGCGCAAACCATGAAGGCTGCTGTAGCACACCTTGAGCCTCACATGGATAAAGAGGAAGCTGACGATAATGGCAAAGGTAAATTTATTATTGCCACAGTTAAGGGTGACGTTCACGATATTGGCAAAAACTTAGTCGATATTATCCTGTCCAACAATGGTTATAAAGTAATCAACCTAGGCATCAAACAGCCAGTAGAAAGTATCATCAAAGCTTACGAAGAACATCAACCAGACTGTATCGCTATGAGCGGTTTACTGGTTAAATCCACCGCCTTTATGAAAGACAACTTGGAAACTTTTAATGAAAAAGGTATTACCATTCCCGTGATTTTAGGTGGTGCAGCCTTAACGCCTAAGTTTGTTAATCAAGATTGCCAGAATACTTATAAAGGCAAGGTTATCTATGGTAAGGATGCATTTGCCGATCTTCATTTCATGGATAAATTGATGCCAGCGAAGGCAGAAAACAATTGGGATGATCTTAAGGGATTTTTAAATGAAGCCGACGATGGTACGGGCGATTCGCGTACGGAAAATGGAAATGAAATTCCGTTCGAGGGAGAGAACCAAGACAAAATCTTTGTGGATGAAGTCAGCAAAAAGCAAGAACCTGCGGTAATTGACACCAGACGTTCTGACGAGGTTAGCTTGGATATCGATCGCCCGACACCTCCTTTCTGGGGTAGCAAGATCCTCGAACCAGCAGATATTCCTCTAGCGGAAGTGTTCCCCTATCTAGACTTACAGGCTTTATTTGTCGGGCAATGGCAATTCCGCAAACCAAAAGATCAATCACGACAAGAATATGATGAATTTCTCGCCAGAAAAGTTAATCCTATCTTAGAGGAATGGCAACAAAGAATTATTGCCGATAATCTTTTGCATCCTACAGTGATATATGGTTACTTCCCTTGTAACGCCGAAGGAAATACCTTATATATATACGATCCCGTAGAGGCTATTCGGGAAACGCCCCTCCCAGAACCCATAACGTCATTTGAATTTCCCCGTCAGAGTTCGGGCAAACGTCTTTGCATCGCCGATTTCTTTGCCAGTAGAGAATCTGGTCAAGTTGATGTCTTTCCCATGCAGGCGGTGACAGTGGGGGAAATTGCCACAGAATACGCACAAAAACTCTTTCAGGCTGATAATTACACTGAATATCTGTACTTCCACGGTATGGCGGTTCAGATGGCAGAAGCACTAGCCGAATGGACTCACGCTAGAATTAGGCACGAGTTAGGCTTTGCCGCCGAAGAATCTAGCAGCATCCGCGATATCCTACAGCAGCGCTATCGAGGTTCCCGCTATAGTTTTGGTTATCCTGCTTGTCCTAACATTGCGGATCAGTTTAAGCAGCTAGATTTACTCGATACTAAGCGAATTAAAATGTACATGGATGAAAGTGAACAACTCTATCCTGAACAGTCCACTACGGCGATTATTACCTATCACCCCGCAGCGAGATACTTTAGTACCTAA
- the mfd gene encoding transcription-repair coupling factor translates to MAFASVVRRIEKSPLTKELLSKLDRGQSLLLNGIPRLAKGIVCSSLAQAEKKNLLVVCSTLEEAGRWAAQLEAMGWDTVNFYPTSEATPYSHFDPESEITWGQMQVLSGAFCRGDSRIAPTAIVATERSLQPHLPPPEVFQSYCLTLQPGMELTSQQLDEFLAKLGYERVNLVENEGQWSRRGDIVDIFPVSAELPVRLDWFGDELEQLKEFDPANQRSLDRVEQLLLTPTSFSNVIAQSILEQDKSIESYLDNEELEALLAGNPPEGMKRFLGIAFDRPATLLDYLPERTFIAIDELEQCQAHSDRWLELAQSQWQDVNQSLPKIHSEFSNCLAKTNNFNCIYLSEIAEAKPRLEIANPDRVAVHNLQARPIPTTPQQFAKLAAILRGKREIYSGMTLEKYQTWLVSAQPSRSASLLQEHDCPVQFVPNPQDFRAIDKAHIQSTAVAVKYSGLAELEGFILPTYRIVIVTDKEFFGQQTLATSGYIRKRRRATSKKVDLDKLRPGDYVVHKHHGLGKFLELETLVNREYLVVKYADGTLRIPADSLDMLTRFRQTGKRPPELNKMANVSWSNTKSRVKKNIKKLAVDLLKLYAKRSKLEGYAYPPDNPWQQELEDSFPYQPTPDQLKATQEIKIDLESDRPMDRLVCGDVGFGKTEVAIRAIFKVITSGNKQVAFLAPTTILTQQHYHTLKERFAPYPINVGLLNRFRSAAEKKEIVQRLATGELDVVVGTQQLLNKDVKFKDLGMLVVDEEQRFGVNQKEKIKDFKSQVDVLTLSATPIPRTLYMSLSGIREMSLITTPPPSRRPIKTHLSPYNPEVIRNAIRNELDRGGQIFYVVPRVEGIEEISAQLRTMIPGIKIAIAHGQMPESELESTMLTFNNGESDLLLCTTIIESGLDIPRVNTIIVEDSQKFGLSQLYQLRGRVGRSGTQAHAWLLYPSKQTLSETARKRLRALQEFSQLGSGYQLATRDMEIRGVGSLLGAEQSGQMTQIGFDLYMEMLQESIQEIQGQEIPKVEDTQIDLKLTSFIPANYISDPEQKMDAYRAIATATSKKELVQIAAEWEDRYGSLPSPTQQLIQVMELKQIAKAIGFSRIKPEGQQNIVLETPMAEPAWNLIAENLPKHLRSRFVYAPKKVIVRGLGIAKPQKQLNDLIDWLGTIHKALPELELV, encoded by the coding sequence ATGGCTTTTGCATCAGTAGTACGGAGGATCGAAAAATCGCCTTTAACCAAAGAACTACTAAGTAAACTAGATCGAGGGCAATCTTTGTTGCTGAACGGTATTCCTCGCTTAGCCAAAGGGATCGTTTGTTCTAGTTTGGCACAAGCTGAAAAGAAGAACTTGTTGGTGGTGTGTTCTACCTTAGAAGAGGCGGGGCGTTGGGCTGCTCAATTAGAGGCAATGGGTTGGGATACAGTAAATTTCTATCCTACTTCTGAAGCCACTCCCTACAGCCATTTTGATCCTGAATCAGAAATTACCTGGGGGCAGATGCAAGTTTTATCAGGGGCTTTTTGTAGGGGCGATTCGCGAATCGCCCCTACAGCTATTGTTGCTACAGAGCGATCGCTTCAGCCCCATTTACCACCACCAGAGGTATTTCAGTCTTATTGTCTAACTCTACAGCCAGGGATGGAATTAACTTCTCAGCAGCTAGATGAATTTTTGGCTAAATTGGGATATGAACGAGTAAACTTGGTAGAAAACGAAGGACAGTGGAGTAGACGCGGGGATATTGTCGATATTTTCCCTGTTTCGGCAGAATTACCCGTTAGGCTAGATTGGTTTGGCGATGAATTAGAACAGTTAAAGGAATTCGATCCTGCCAATCAGCGATCGCTCGATCGCGTAGAGCAGTTGTTATTAACTCCCACCAGCTTTAGTAATGTTATTGCTCAGAGTATTTTAGAGCAAGATAAGAGTATCGAAAGTTATTTAGACAACGAAGAATTAGAAGCTTTACTGGCTGGTAATCCCCCTGAAGGGATGAAAAGATTTTTAGGAATTGCCTTCGATCGGCCTGCAACACTTTTAGATTATTTACCCGAGCGTACTTTTATTGCAATTGATGAATTAGAACAGTGTCAAGCACATAGCGATCGCTGGCTGGAATTAGCTCAATCTCAGTGGCAAGATGTAAATCAAAGTCTGCCGAAGATTCATAGTGAATTTTCTAATTGTTTAGCTAAAACTAATAACTTTAACTGTATTTATTTATCAGAAATAGCGGAAGCAAAACCTCGTTTAGAGATAGCAAATCCCGATCGAGTTGCGGTACATAATTTGCAGGCGCGTCCGATTCCGACAACTCCTCAACAGTTTGCCAAGTTAGCAGCAATCTTAAGAGGGAAGCGAGAAATATATAGTGGAATGACTTTAGAGAAGTATCAGACATGGTTGGTTTCGGCACAGCCTAGTCGTTCGGCTTCTTTATTACAAGAACACGATTGTCCCGTGCAGTTTGTCCCTAATCCCCAAGATTTTCGGGCAATTGACAAGGCGCATATTCAAAGTACGGCGGTAGCGGTTAAATATTCTGGTTTAGCGGAATTAGAAGGGTTTATTTTACCTACTTATCGCATCGTTATTGTTACGGATAAAGAATTCTTTGGACAACAAACTTTAGCTACTTCTGGCTATATTCGTAAGCGCCGTCGAGCTACTTCTAAAAAAGTCGATCTTGATAAATTACGTCCTGGTGATTATGTGGTACATAAACATCATGGCTTAGGGAAATTTCTGGAATTAGAAACTTTAGTTAACCGTGAATATCTAGTTGTTAAATATGCCGACGGAACGTTAAGAATACCTGCCGATTCTTTAGATATGCTGACGCGATTTCGGCAGACAGGAAAGCGTCCTCCAGAATTAAATAAAATGGCTAATGTGTCTTGGTCAAACACTAAGAGCAGAGTCAAGAAAAATATTAAGAAGTTGGCGGTAGATTTATTAAAACTCTATGCTAAACGCTCAAAACTAGAAGGTTATGCCTATCCTCCTGATAACCCTTGGCAACAAGAATTAGAAGATTCTTTCCCCTATCAACCCACTCCCGATCAGCTCAAAGCTACTCAAGAAATTAAAATTGACCTAGAAAGCGATCGCCCGATGGATCGATTAGTATGTGGTGATGTTGGCTTTGGTAAAACCGAGGTGGCAATTCGGGCAATTTTTAAAGTGATTACCAGTGGTAACAAGCAGGTGGCGTTTCTCGCACCAACAACAATTCTGACGCAGCAGCACTATCACACCCTAAAAGAGCGATTTGCACCCTATCCGATCAACGTTGGCTTATTAAACCGTTTCCGCAGTGCAGCGGAGAAAAAGGAGATCGTGCAGCGATTAGCCACAGGTGAATTAGACGTGGTGGTGGGGACACAGCAATTATTAAATAAGGATGTTAAGTTCAAAGATTTAGGAATGCTGGTGGTGGATGAAGAACAGCGTTTTGGAGTCAACCAGAAAGAAAAAATCAAGGATTTTAAATCCCAAGTAGATGTGTTAACCCTTTCTGCTACACCGATTCCGCGTACTCTGTATATGTCCCTGTCAGGAATTCGGGAAATGAGCCTGATTACCACTCCTCCCCCATCCCGTCGTCCAATTAAAACTCATCTTTCCCCCTATAACCCAGAAGTGATCCGTAACGCCATCCGTAATGAACTCGATCGCGGTGGACAGATTTTCTATGTAGTTCCTCGTGTCGAAGGGATTGAAGAGATTAGCGCCCAACTGAGAACCATGATTCCTGGAATTAAAATTGCGATCGCTCATGGACAGATGCCAGAATCGGAATTAGAGTCTACCATGCTTACTTTTAACAACGGCGAATCTGATTTACTGCTTTGCACCACCATCATCGAATCGGGTTTGGATATCCCTCGCGTCAATACCATTATTGTCGAAGATTCCCAAAAATTTGGCTTATCTCAACTGTATCAATTAAGAGGTAGAGTTGGGCGATCGGGTACTCAAGCCCACGCTTGGCTACTATACCCCAGTAAACAAACATTATCAGAAACCGCCCGCAAAAGACTCCGCGCCTTACAAGAATTTAGCCAACTTGGTTCTGGCTATCAATTGGCAACGCGGGATATGGAAATACGTGGAGTAGGTAGTCTTCTCGGTGCAGAACAATCAGGGCAAATGACGCAAATTGGCTTCGATCTCTATATGGAAATGCTGCAAGAGTCGATCCAAGAAATCCAGGGACAAGAAATACCCAAGGTAGAAGATACCCAAATCGATCTTAAACTTACATCCTTCATCCCTGCCAACTATATCAGCGATCCAGAGCAAAAAATGGATGCCTACCGTGCGATCGCTACTGCTACCTCCAAAAAAGAACTCGTGCAAATTGCCGCCGAATGGGAAGATCGTTATGGTTCTCTCCCTTCCCCAACCCAGCAATTAATTCAGGTAATGGAATTAAAACAAATTGCTAAAGCGATCGGCTTCTCGCGTATTAAACCCGAAGGACAACAAAATATTGTCTTAGAAACCCCGATGGCTGAACCAGCTTGGAATCTAATCGCCGAGAATTTGCCGAAGCACTTGCGATCGCGTTTTGTCTATGCGCCCAAGAAAGTTATTGTGCGGGGTTTAGGTATCGCGAAGCCCCAAAAACAATTAAATGATTTGATTGACTGGTTGGGTACAATTCACAAGGCTTTACCTGAATTGGAATTGGTTTAA
- a CDS encoding type II toxin-antitoxin system RelE/ParE family toxin — MILNFKDRGTKDIFNGDKTKSARQTCPQSLWKVARRKLDQLDFAANLNDLRSPLKNKLEALKSDRKGQYSIRINDQYRICFVWSDSDVEDVEIVDYH; from the coding sequence ATGATACTCAATTTTAAAGATCGAGGAACAAAAGATATTTTCAATGGAGACAAGACAAAATCTGCGCGTCAAACCTGTCCGCAATCTCTATGGAAAGTTGCCAGAAGAAAATTAGACCAGTTAGATTTTGCAGCAAATTTAAACGATTTGCGTTCTCCACTCAAAAATAAATTAGAAGCTTTAAAAAGCGATAGAAAAGGACAGTATAGTATTCGTATTAACGACCAATATAGAATTTGCTTTGTTTGGTCAGATAGTGATGTAGAAGATGTAGAGATTGTTGATTATCATTGA
- a CDS encoding HigA family addiction module antidote protein yields the protein MVNIPTNRSPTSPGEMLREEFLEPMGLTQHQLADGIGVSYQRINELINGKRGITTSTALRLAKYFNTTPDFWLNLQRANDIYRVLKKEAEQINKIQPVSST from the coding sequence ATGGTTAATATTCCTACAAATAGATCGCCAACTAGTCCAGGGGAAATGTTAAGAGAAGAATTCCTCGAACCAATGGGATTGACTCAACATCAGTTAGCTGATGGTATAGGAGTCAGCTACCAAAGAATTAACGAACTTATTAACGGTAAAAGAGGTATTACTACCAGTACAGCATTAAGATTAGCTAAATACTTCAATACAACTCCCGATTTTTGGCTGAATTTGCAAAGAGCAAATGATATTTATCGAGTTTTAAAAAAAGAAGCAGAACAGATAAACAAAATTCAACCAGTCAGTTCGACATAG
- a CDS encoding helix-turn-helix transcriptional regulator has product MTKTSDGIKIIDNLIGNDAELRELCEQETINAYVAQLIYDARIEAGLSQKELAKMIDTTQSVISRLEDANYEGHSLSMLGRIANALNRKVKIDLVPIAK; this is encoded by the coding sequence ATGACTAAAACAAGTGATGGAATTAAAATTATTGATAATTTAATTGGTAATGATGCCGAATTAAGAGAGTTATGCGAACAAGAAACAATCAATGCTTATGTAGCACAGTTAATCTATGATGCTCGTATTGAAGCGGGATTGAGTCAAAAAGAACTGGCAAAAATGATTGATACTACTCAGTCAGTTATTTCTCGTTTAGAAGATGCAAATTATGAAGGACATTCACTTTCAATGTTGGGACGTATTGCTAATGCTTTAAATCGAAAGGTGAAAATTGATTTAGTCCCGATCGCAAAATAA
- a CDS encoding type II toxin-antitoxin system RelE/ParE family toxin, translating to MPITSILFFQEKEGDAPVIDWLEELKKKNRKGFAKCVARIRQLNSTGYELRRPAADYLRDGIYELRAKDINTQYRILYFFNGKHIAVLNHSIIKKTSAVPKKDIELAIKRKKKFEQNPEKHTYKGAITDND from the coding sequence GTGCCGATAACTTCAATACTATTTTTTCAAGAAAAAGAAGGAGATGCTCCTGTGATCGACTGGTTAGAGGAGTTGAAAAAGAAAAACCGCAAAGGTTTTGCTAAATGTGTTGCTAGAATTCGCCAGTTGAATAGTACTGGCTATGAATTACGCAGACCAGCAGCAGATTACTTACGGGATGGTATCTATGAATTAAGAGCGAAAGATATAAATACTCAGTACAGAATACTCTATTTTTTTAATGGTAAACATATTGCTGTACTCAATCATTCAATTATTAAAAAGACATCAGCAGTTCCGAAAAAAGATATTGAATTAGCAATTAAAAGAAAAAAGAAGTTTGAGCAAAACCCAGAAAAACATACTTATAAAGGAGCGATAACAGATAATGACTAA